A stretch of Plodia interpunctella isolate USDA-ARS_2022_Savannah chromosome 15, ilPloInte3.2, whole genome shotgun sequence DNA encodes these proteins:
- the nAChRbeta2 gene encoding acetylcholine receptor subunit beta-like 2 isoform X5, whose translation MKLSVVWFFLVYARNCLGVKLLEANPDVKRLYDDLLSNYNRLIRPVTNVTDILTVRLGLKLSQLMEVNLKNQVMTTNLWVEQKWFDYKLTWNPDDYGGVEMLYVPSEHIWLPDIVLYNNWDGNYEVTLMTKATLKYTGEVNWKPPAIYKSSCEINVEYFPFDEQTCFMKFGSWTYNGAQVDLKHMDQSPGSSLVHVGIDLSEFYLSVEWDILEVPATRNEEYYPCCPEPFSDITFKLTMRRKTLFYTVNLIIPCVGLTFLTVLVFYLPSDSGEKISLCISILVSLTVFFLGLAEIIPPTSLAIPLLGKYLLFTMILVSLSVWVTVCILNVHFR comes from the exons GTGTAAAGCTGTTGGAAGCAAACCCGGACGTTAAAAGGTTATACGATGACCTCCTCAGCAACTATAACCGGCTGATCCGGCCCGTGACCAATGTCACTGATATCCTGACCGTCAGACTGGGGTTGAAATTGTCGCAGCTGATGGAAGTCAACCTTAAGAACCAGGTCATGACAACCAACCTCTGGGTTGAACAG aaATGGTTCGACTACAAGCTCACTTGGAACCCTGACGATTATGGCGGTGTGGAGATGCTTTATGTCCCATCTGAACACATTTGGCTTCCTGATATCGTCCTTTACAACAACTGGGATGGGAATTACGAG gtaACACTGATGACCAAAGCGACGCTAAAATACACTGGAGAGGTGAACTGGAAGCCGCCAGCGATCTACAAGTCGTCGTGCGAGATCAACGTCGAGTATTTTCCCTTTGATGAGCAGACATGCTTCATGAAGTTCGGCTCGTGGACCTACAATGGGGCTCAG GTTGACCTAAAACACATGGATCAATCACCAGGCAGCAGTCTCGTCCATGTCGGCATTGATCTTAGCGAATTCTACCTCTCAGTGGAGTGGGACATTCTTGAAGTACCCGCTACCAGGAATGAGGAGTACTACCCTTGTTGCCCTGAACCTTTCTCAG ATATAACATTCAAACTGACGATGCGTCGGAAAACTTTGTTCTATACAGTAAATTTGATTATCCCTTGTGTTGGGCTCACGTTCCTAACAGTTTTAGTGTTTTATCTACCCTCGGACTCTGGAGAAAAG ATCTCGCTCTGCATCTCCATCCTGGTCTCCCTCACAGTGTTCTTCCTTGGTCTGGCAGAGATCATCCCGCCAACCTCCCTGGCGATCCCCTTGCTTGGGAAATATCTACTATTCACCATGATTCTCGTCTCGCTCAGTGTGTGGGTCACTGTATGCATACTTAACGTCCATTTCAGGTAA